One Thalassotalea sediminis DNA segment encodes these proteins:
- a CDS encoding GMC family oxidoreductase — translation MKYDICIVGSGAGASPVAYTLAKAGAKVVVLEKGPWLTEQEFYKDELAANVRDSYNPALIDEQHVIEEGHEEDGEMHWHKEATSESGWTFWNGNVVGGSSNFMSGYFHRLKPMDFTLKTIFGEIAGANIVDWPMSYQELEPFYRQVDKTVGVSGKVVEHPYLEPHKSDYPYPPLTDHPVAKWIDKASALLGYHAFPIPRAILSQPAMGRQSCEYSGYCSRYGCSTGAKGSGRAALLNHAVATGNLTIVPNAKVYYLENDEHHNVSAVHYYDTKGKTKKITANTYVVACQAIETSRLLLSSKSKQFPQGLANNNGQVGKNLIFSGGGGGRGDFYFDDLTDEQARELKTEGPFINRAIQDWYQINDADFSGVNKGGKAKGGTLDFLFYHNPIARAYDNEYDEAGDLIWGEQLKSKLYSEFTSYKTLRFEVFTDWLPNDDCFVALDEEVTDQWGDPVAKVRIGAHPQDVTVAEYLVEKGAKVLEKLGAKNITTSVSSAPPTNLMAGGCRFGHDPKTSVLNKYCRAHEVKNLYVTDGSFMPTGGSVPYTYTIYANAFRVAEYIKQQWQQSLKL, via the coding sequence ATGAAGTATGACATTTGTATTGTTGGCAGTGGCGCTGGCGCATCGCCGGTTGCCTACACATTAGCTAAGGCTGGCGCTAAGGTTGTTGTATTGGAAAAAGGTCCTTGGTTAACTGAGCAAGAGTTTTACAAAGATGAACTTGCTGCAAATGTGCGAGACAGTTATAACCCTGCACTGATTGATGAGCAGCATGTTATTGAAGAAGGCCACGAAGAAGATGGCGAAATGCACTGGCACAAAGAAGCTACAAGTGAATCAGGTTGGACGTTTTGGAATGGCAATGTCGTTGGTGGGTCTTCAAATTTTATGAGTGGTTATTTTCACCGCTTAAAACCGATGGACTTTACCTTAAAAACAATATTTGGCGAAATTGCAGGTGCCAATATTGTTGACTGGCCAATGAGTTATCAAGAGCTTGAGCCTTTCTATCGTCAGGTGGATAAAACCGTTGGTGTGTCGGGTAAAGTGGTTGAACATCCTTATTTAGAGCCCCATAAAAGTGACTACCCTTACCCTCCATTGACCGATCATCCGGTGGCAAAGTGGATAGATAAAGCGTCTGCATTATTAGGCTATCATGCTTTCCCGATCCCTCGCGCGATATTGTCGCAACCCGCGATGGGGAGACAAAGTTGTGAATACTCCGGCTATTGTAGCCGTTATGGTTGTTCTACTGGTGCCAAAGGAAGTGGTCGAGCTGCATTACTTAATCATGCAGTGGCGACAGGTAATTTAACCATCGTGCCCAATGCTAAAGTTTATTATCTTGAAAATGATGAGCACCATAACGTTAGTGCTGTTCATTACTATGATACTAAGGGAAAGACTAAAAAGATAACTGCAAATACCTATGTGGTTGCGTGTCAGGCAATAGAGACGAGTCGATTACTGTTAAGTTCTAAAAGTAAGCAGTTTCCACAAGGTCTAGCAAACAATAATGGTCAAGTCGGTAAAAACTTAATTTTTAGTGGCGGCGGCGGCGGCCGAGGTGATTTCTATTTTGATGATTTAACCGATGAGCAAGCACGAGAATTAAAAACGGAAGGTCCTTTTATTAATCGAGCAATACAAGATTGGTATCAGATTAATGATGCTGATTTCTCGGGCGTTAATAAGGGCGGTAAAGCGAAAGGGGGCACGTTAGATTTTCTTTTTTATCACAATCCGATAGCGCGAGCGTATGACAATGAATACGATGAAGCGGGTGATCTGATTTGGGGTGAGCAGCTAAAATCAAAGTTATACAGTGAATTTACGTCATATAAAACATTACGATTTGAAGTGTTTACTGACTGGTTGCCGAACGACGATTGTTTTGTTGCCTTGGATGAAGAGGTTACAGACCAGTGGGGAGACCCTGTCGCTAAGGTACGCATAGGTGCTCATCCGCAAGATGTTACCGTAGCAGAATATTTAGTTGAAAAAGGGGCAAAAGTGCTTGAAAAGCTCGGTGCAAAAAACATTACTACATCTGTTAGTAGTGCCCCACCAACGAATTTAATGGCTGGGGGCTGCCGTTTTGGTCACGATCCCAAAACGTCTGTTCTTAATAAATACTGCCGTGCTCATGAGGTGAAAAACCTTTACGTTACCGATGGTTCATTTATGCCAACAGGTGGCAGTGTGCCATACACCTACACGATTTATGCAAATGCATTTAGAGTTGCTGAATATATCAAGCAACAATGGCAGCAGTCGCTAAAGCTATAA
- a CDS encoding META domain-containing protein: protein MATFRISAVLFCCVLFLFSCQQDSKTAKLSLSVDSLENVRWQLHSAQAFTIPTKGELVPYIEFIAPDKVSGFTGCNRFQSNVNIDNSTIHFTPLAMSKRYCMETAEVESAFVKALTTVEQGHITDNTLTLLNENGDMVLSFKGKLR, encoded by the coding sequence ATGGCAACTTTTCGTATTTCAGCTGTCTTGTTTTGTTGTGTTTTATTTTTATTTTCTTGTCAACAAGACAGTAAAACAGCCAAGTTAAGTTTATCAGTAGACAGCTTAGAAAACGTTAGGTGGCAACTGCATTCTGCACAAGCCTTTACTATTCCAACCAAGGGGGAGCTCGTACCCTATATTGAATTTATAGCGCCAGATAAAGTATCAGGCTTTACTGGCTGTAATCGTTTTCAAAGTAATGTGAATATAGATAACTCAACAATACATTTTACACCGTTGGCCATGAGCAAACGTTATTGTATGGAAACGGCAGAAGTGGAGTCCGCATTTGTTAAGGCGCTAACAACTGTCGAACAGGGGCATATAACCGATAATACGTTAACGTTGTTAAATGAAAATGGCGATATGGTGTTATCGTTTAAAGGTAAACTACGGTAA
- the pyrE gene encoding orotate phosphoribosyltransferase → MKAYQREFIEFALEKKVLRFGEFTLKSGRTSPYFFNAGLFNTGRDLARLGRFYAAALVDANIAYDVLFGPAYKGIPIATTTAVALADHHDQDVPYCFNRKEAKTHGEGGNLVGSPLEGKIMLVDDVITAGTAIRESMEIIKANGAELSGVLIALDRQEKGKGELSAIQEVERDFATKVVSIVTLGDLIQYLEEQADQQTSLAAIKAYRTQYGI, encoded by the coding sequence ATGAAAGCTTACCAACGCGAATTTATTGAATTTGCCTTAGAAAAAAAAGTGTTACGCTTTGGTGAATTTACCTTAAAGTCTGGCCGTACTAGCCCTTATTTTTTTAATGCTGGCTTGTTTAATACGGGTCGAGACCTAGCACGTTTAGGCCGTTTTTATGCCGCGGCACTCGTCGATGCAAATATCGCTTACGACGTTCTGTTTGGCCCCGCCTATAAAGGTATTCCAATTGCCACCACTACCGCGGTTGCACTGGCCGATCATCACGATCAGGATGTCCCTTATTGTTTTAATCGTAAAGAAGCAAAAACCCACGGTGAGGGCGGTAACTTAGTTGGCTCTCCATTGGAAGGTAAGATAATGCTGGTTGATGATGTTATCACTGCTGGCACAGCTATTCGCGAATCTATGGAAATCATTAAAGCCAATGGAGCGGAGCTATCAGGCGTGTTAATTGCTTTAGATAGACAAGAGAAAGGTAAAGGTGAGTTATCCGCCATTCAAGAGGTAGAACGTGACTTTGCGACAAAAGTTGTTTCAATCGTTACACTCGGTGATCTTATTCAGTACCTTGAAGAGCAAGCTGATCAACAAACGAGCTTGGCAGCAATTAAAGCATATCGAACACAATACGGTATTTAA
- a CDS encoding thioredoxin family protein, which yields MKTLMFAIALMTVSSSLAIAFAKSLNNLPAYSQGYDEARNPFDDARAAIKLATDTERNILIEIGGNWCVWCQKMDVFLIKNPDVYRALHQQFVLLKINVSEHNDNNDFLKSLPPVVGYPHIFVSTGKGKVMLSKDTGEFIDTNGEHSRAAWLTFIDNWNVSKNMENLKRITAE from the coding sequence ATGAAAACATTAATGTTCGCTATCGCTTTGATGACGGTATCGTCGTCACTTGCTATAGCCTTTGCTAAGAGCTTGAATAATTTACCCGCCTATAGTCAAGGCTATGATGAGGCAAGAAATCCGTTTGATGATGCAAGAGCTGCGATAAAGTTAGCCACTGACACTGAACGAAATATTCTGATTGAAATAGGCGGAAATTGGTGTGTATGGTGTCAGAAAATGGATGTGTTTTTAATTAAAAACCCTGATGTTTATCGTGCCTTGCACCAACAGTTTGTATTATTAAAAATAAATGTTAGTGAACACAACGATAATAACGATTTTCTGAAATCGTTGCCGCCAGTAGTAGGCTATCCTCATATCTTTGTCTCAACAGGTAAAGGTAAAGTTATGTTATCTAAAGATACTGGCGAGTTCATTGATACTAACGGTGAACATTCAAGAGCCGCTTGGTTAACGTTTATTGATAATTGGAACGTGAGCAAAAACATGGAAAACTTGAAAAGGATCACAGCCGAGTGA
- a CDS encoding gluconate 2-dehydrogenase subunit 3 family protein: protein MKQNFEQCYRKTPAWLSKKLHRRKLLKSAAGASAVVASFPISAVSEDLLHKFKRDLVQREWQTLDAVQQHLLPSSASGPGAKEINACLYLYLLVYEQPTDKEEVSFIFQGVEWLNGYTEKRFSRTFVALNNEEKQQVLIGISRSTAGKSWLNMMILNIYEAMLSPPSYGGNPEGIGWQWLEHQMGFPLPEKGKRYYELPARSTVAKTASVIPTKDITAGAKKHKPYSGTDKA, encoded by the coding sequence GTGAAGCAAAACTTTGAACAGTGTTACCGTAAAACACCTGCTTGGTTATCCAAGAAATTACATCGACGTAAATTACTGAAATCTGCCGCAGGTGCTAGTGCGGTTGTTGCATCTTTCCCTATCTCAGCAGTCAGTGAAGACTTACTTCATAAGTTTAAACGAGATCTAGTACAACGAGAATGGCAAACCTTAGATGCCGTACAACAACACTTATTGCCGAGTTCGGCGTCAGGGCCAGGTGCAAAAGAAATTAACGCTTGCTTGTATTTATATTTACTTGTCTATGAACAACCGACAGATAAAGAAGAGGTTTCGTTTATTTTTCAAGGCGTAGAATGGCTTAACGGTTATACTGAAAAACGTTTTTCTCGGACATTTGTTGCTTTAAATAACGAGGAAAAGCAGCAAGTGTTAATCGGTATTAGTCGCTCAACTGCGGGCAAGAGTTGGCTTAATATGATGATTCTCAATATCTATGAAGCGATGTTGTCTCCGCCTTCCTATGGGGGTAACCCTGAAGGAATCGGTTGGCAATGGTTGGAACATCAAATGGGTTTTCCTCTGCCAGAAAAAGGAAAGCGCTACTATGAACTGCCTGCTAGAAGTACTGTGGCGAAAACAGCGTCTGTCATTCCGACGAAAGATATTACTGCAGGCGCTAAAAAGCACAAGCCTTATTCTGGAACCGATAAAGCATGA
- the rph gene encoding ribonuclease PH, whose translation MRPSGRTLGQIRPVTITRQFTAHAEGSILIEFGDTKVICTASVDEGVPRFLKGQGKGWVTAEYGMLPRSTHTRMRREAASGKQSGRTLEISRLIARSLRAAVDLQALGENTITVDCDVIQADGGTRTASITGACVALVDALNYMRAKEIISTNPLKHMIAAISVGIYKGEPVADLDYPEDSAAETDMNVVMTDTGKLIEVQGTAEEEPFSFEEMQQMMTLAKHATSELFDAQKAALS comes from the coding sequence ATGCGCCCTAGTGGAAGAACTCTCGGCCAAATTCGACCGGTCACGATTACACGCCAGTTTACTGCTCACGCTGAAGGCTCAATTTTAATTGAGTTTGGCGATACGAAAGTAATTTGTACCGCTTCTGTTGATGAAGGTGTTCCTCGTTTCCTTAAAGGCCAAGGTAAAGGTTGGGTTACTGCTGAATATGGCATGTTACCGCGCTCTACACATACTCGCATGCGCCGTGAGGCTGCAAGTGGTAAACAAAGTGGTAGAACGTTAGAAATATCACGTTTAATTGCCCGTTCATTACGTGCTGCAGTTGACCTACAAGCCCTAGGTGAAAATACAATCACGGTTGATTGTGATGTAATTCAAGCCGATGGTGGTACGCGTACTGCCTCAATTACCGGTGCTTGTGTAGCACTAGTTGATGCATTAAATTACATGCGCGCTAAAGAAATCATCAGTACCAACCCGTTGAAACATATGATTGCCGCTATTTCAGTAGGTATTTATAAAGGCGAACCTGTAGCAGACCTTGACTATCCTGAAGATTCTGCAGCTGAAACTGATATGAACGTTGTTATGACTGATACTGGTAAGCTTATTGAAGTGCAAGGTACTGCAGAAGAAGAGCCATTTTCTTTTGAAGAAATGCAACAAATGATGACCTTAGCTAAACATGCAACAAGTGAGTTATTTGACGCACAAAAAGCAGCTTTAAGTTAA